CAGCCGCGACTCCACCCACCCCTTCCACTCCCGGAGGTCGGCCTCCCCTCCGGCGACCTTCACGTCCACCTGCAGGTAGCTCTTGTACGCCTTGAAGAACTGGAACGGCTGGAACAGCGCGTCccacccgccggcgccgccgcccttGAGGATCTCCTGGCAGATGCCGTTGCCGATCTGGAGCTGCTCCGTGATGGTCCGCAGGGTGGGGTGCGAGACGTTGTAGCACGAGTTCATGCATGGGTAGGCCGGCGTGATGACGGgcatgatgtggctcttgtcgcgCGGGTTCCGCCGCGGGTCCCAGACGGGCAGCCGGAgcgcgagctcgccgccgtcgtcgtgcTCGATGTCCCGCAGCAGCACCGGGTTGGGCCACTTCCACTGCGCGAAGATCTTGAAGAAGCGCGGCACCAGCATGCTCGGCGCGGCGTTGGGGTAGAGCTGGCACACGCGCGCCACCAGGATCGCCCAGCCCACGCCGCCGAGGAACCCCATCACGTTGGAGTAGACGCCCCGCGCCTTGGCCCAGTGCTTGATGCACCGCAGCGTCGTGCGGAAGGCGCCGGCGTCCGGGACGAGACGCAGGAGCTCGTCGGCGACGCGCACGCCGTTGAGGCTGCGCGCGGAGGCCAGGTCCATGCCGCGGAAAACGGAGCGGTCGCGCAGGTCGAGGTCCCTGGGCACCACGGGCAGGCACACGCCGGCGTAGAGGAGGTCCACCTGCACGCCGCGGAAGCTCATCTTGATGACGGGCACGTGCGCGCGAGGCACAGGCTGCAGCTCCGTCACGGCCTCCGTCTCCGCCAGCACGCCGCCAAGCACGGCGAAGAAGTCGCGGTCGCGGTCGATGTAGGAGGGGCCGACGACGAGGGCGTCGATGTCGGAGCCGCGGCCGTGAACGCCGAGACGGTACGAACCGAAGGGAATCAGAAGGGCGGTGGCCTGCTCAGCCATGCCGTGGGGAAACCCTCGCTGAGCGGTGACGCGCTTCACCCACCGGTCGACGATGGCTTGGAGATCGCGCAGCACCTCCTCGCGGACCGCCAGCTCATCGGAGGTCTCGTACAGGCCGGCCTCACGGAGAAGATTCTCTAACCGGCCGGAGCTCTCGTGGTCGGCCGGCGTCGGGCCAACCAGCGAGATCGGTGACATGATCGCGGTGGGTAGTTCCCGTGCTGCGGATGTGACACGGTAAGCAACGCACAGAGAAAGCCCATACTATATTATTTATTTATAACAGTGGGATGGGAATCAGGATCGCATTCGGATTCAGAACACGTTGATGTTGCAAACCAGTGGTCGAGTACATGACCAAACGATCATTAGAACGGTATCAAGTTCCCTGTggcagttagggcatctccaacattgaacaCTAAACCGTGTGTCCGGACGTGATTTGCCATCCAACACAATATCATATTTGTCAGTGGATCGGTTGAAATGTTTTTTTTCCGTAAACCTGGGAGGATTTACGGACGTCCAGACAACTGCCACATAAGCGACGGACACCTCGAACCCACGCAAAATCCTCTCCCTCGCCCGTGTCTTTTTCCACATGAAGCAGTTGCCGCGCAATCATGTCAGTTAGCGCCGCCTCGAGAGCACCAACACCCCATTCATGCTGGCCCGGAGCAGACCGCGACCTCTCACTAGAGCTGACATTGAAGCGGCGAGCCGGCCGATTGTGGCCCCCACGCCTTTTCAATGCCAGAGATACCTGATCGGACGACTCTCTCCGCATGCAAAGGCCAAATGTCCGTCCGCCTGTCGGCATTAAACAAGTGCAGttgccgagaaacccactctgacGCCTGCATTCACATAATCCACCGCTTGGCCTGATCGGTTCCCGCTATTTATACGTGGTCAGGCTCGGCAAGGCCTATACCACATCTCCGCCCCCAATCTCCTTTGTGCACCACGCCTGCCATGACCTCGATCTTGAAAGCATTATAGAACAACCTCTTCATCGAATAGAAGCATGAGTTGTCTGACATTGCGGCAGGCCCGCCGAATCAGTTGGATACAGGCTGGCATGCCAACGAGCTCTCCGGAGGACAATGATACCGACGAGACAATGGACGAGGCGGTCGATGATGAGTCAGCGCCATCGCCCACGTCGGTCCATGTTGGCATCACCCTGGAGGAGCCGCATGAGGACCAAAGGTACAACCTACAGCTTCTCGAAGAGCATCGACTCGGGAGGAACAAATACCCGGTGACTAGGCGAACGACAACACCATCATGACCATGGTGGTAGATGGTCTAGGCATCCTGGATGACAGCAGGCGCGGCTCTTGTCCTACCGCAGCGCCCGGGACATCCACCATGATCAATGGCAGTTGCAGGTCATGCGCGTGGAGATGGATGCCTTGTTCAAGGAGATCGACGTGAAGGTGGCCAGATAGGAGGCACAAGCGACCACGGACGACACCAACTTTCCGTCGGTCGCGCTTGGCCGCAACGACAAGGAGGCTGACACGTCCACTTGCGGCACCATCGACAAGGCAAACTTGAGCGAGCAAGAGTAGCACTTTGTAAACCGCTGCGGCATGGATCCCATGAAGGCCACTCTTACCCTCCCATCGGAGCTTCACTTTCGGGGCCTCATGGTCGGCCGGTGAGCTTGCCGGACATGGCAGgacatgtgatgtctactacgcaaccttcttcttgtagactcgtgttgggcctccaagcgtagagttttataggacagtagcaaattttcctcaactggatgacctaaggtttatcaatccgtggaaggcataggacaaagatggtctctctcgaacaaacctgcaaccaaataacaaagagtctcttgtgtccccaatacacccaatacaatggtaaattgtatatgtgcactagttcggcgaagagatggtgatacaagtgcaatatggatagtagatataggtttttgtaatctggaaatataaaaacagcaaggtagcaagtaacaaaagtgagccaaaacagtattgcaatgcttagaaacaaggcctagggttcatactttcactagtgcaagttctctcaacaatgataacataattagatcatacaacaatccctcaacgtgcaacagagagtcactccaaagtcactaatagcggagaataaacgaagagattattatagggtacgaaaccacctcaaagttattctttttgattgatctattgggctattcctataagtgtcacaaacatccctagaggtcgtactaaaataacaccttaagacacacattaaccaaaaccctaatgtcacctagatactccaatgtcaccacaagtatccgcgggtttgattatacgatatgcatcacataatctcatattcatttattcaaaccaacacaaagaacttccaagagttccccaaagtttctaccagagagtcaagacaataacgtgtgccaacccctatgcataagttcataaggtcacataacccgcaacttgatcatcaagtagatcacatgaatatcccattgtcacctcagataaacacatgcaagacatacatcaagtgttctcaaatccttaaagactcaaaatctgataagataacttcaaagggaaaactcaatccattacaagaaggtagagggggataaacttcataagatccaactataatagcaaagctcgcggtacatcaagatcgtgtcaaatcaagaacacgagagagagagagagagagatagatcaaacacatagctactactacataacctcagccccgagggtgaactactccctcctcatcatggagagcgtcgggatgatgaagatggccaccggtgatgattcccccctccgacagggtgccggaactgggtcccgattggtttttggtggctacggaggtttacggcggcggaactcccgatctaggttctctTCGGGTTTTTTGTGATTTATAAGAGgcgttggcatcgggaacaagtcagggggacccactgatgggtttcgtagtaatttcaaaaaaattcctacgctcacgcaagatcatgtgatgcatagcaacgagaggggagagtgctgtctacgtacctacgcagaccgactgcggaagcgttgacgcaacatagaggaagtagtcgtacgtcttcccgatccgaccgatcaagcaccgaaactacggcacctccgagttcgagcacacgttcagctcgatgacgacccccggactccgatccagcaaagtgtcggggaagagttccgtcagcacgatgacgtggtgatgatcttgatgcactacagcagcagggcttcgcctaaactccgctacagtattatcgaggaatatgatggctggggcaccgcacacggctaaggaatagatcacgtggatcaacttgtgtgttctagggtgcctctacctcagtatataaaggaccaaaggggggaggctggccggccacaaggggcgcgccaggagagtcctactccctccgggagtaggattccccccccaatcctagttggaataggattcctcgggggggggggggggaagagagagagggggccggccacctctcctagtcctaataggactaggggaggggggaggcgcgcaacccaccttgggctgcccctttctcctttccactaaagcccactaaggcccatatggttcccggggggttccggtaacctcccggtactccggtaaaatcccgatttcacccggaacacttccgatatccaaacataggcttccaatatatcaatctttatgtctcgaccatttcgagactcctcgtcatgtccgtgatcacatccgggactccgaacaaccttcggtacatcaaaatgcataaactcataatataactgtcatcgtaaccttaagcgtgcggaccctacgggttcgagaacaatgtagacatgaccgagacacgtctccggtcaataaccaatagcgggacctggatgcccatattggctcctacatattctacgaagatctttatcggtcagaccgcataacaacatacgttgttccctttgtcatcggtatgttacttgcccgagattcgatcgtcggtattccaatacctagttcaatctcgttaccggcaagtctctttactcgttccgtaatacatcatctcgcaactacctcattagttgcaatgcttgcaaggcttatgtgatgtgcattaccgagagggcccagagatacctctccgacaatcggagtgacaaatcctaatctcgaaatacgccaacccaacatctacctttggagacacctgtaatgctcctttataatcacccagttacgttgtgacgtttggtagcacccaaagtgttcctccggcaaacgggagttgcataatctcatagtcataggaacatgtatatgtcatgaagaaagcaatagcaacatactaaacgatcgggtgctaagctaatggaatgggtcatgtcaatcagatcattcaactaatgatgtgacctcgttaatcaaataacaacactttgttcatggttaggaaacataaccatctttgattaacgagctagtcaagtagaggcatactagtgacactaagtttgtctatatattcacacatgtattatgtttccggttaatacaattctagcatgaataataaacatttatcatgatataaggaaataaataataactttattattgcctctagggcatatttccttcagtctcccacttgcactagagtcaataatctagattacacagtaatgattctaacacccatggagccttggtgctgatcatgttttgctcgtggaagaggcttagtcaacgggtctgcaacattcagatccgtatgtatcttgcaaatctctatgtctcccacctggactagatcccggatggaattgaagcgtctcttgatgtgcttggttctcttgtgaaatctggattcctttgccaaggcaattgcaccagtattgtcacaaaagattttcattggacccgatgcactaggtatgacacctagatcggatatgaactccttcatccagactccttcatttgctgcttccgaagcagctatgtactccgcttcacatgtagatcccgctacgacgctttgtttagaactgcaccaactgacagctccaccgtttaatgtaaacacgtatccggtttgcgatttagaatcgtccggatcagtgtcaaagcttgcatcaacgtaaccatttacgacgagctctttgtcacctccatatacgagaagcatatccttagtccttttcaggtatttcaggatgttcttgaccgctgtccagtgatccactcctggattactttggtacctccctgctagacttatagcaaggcacacatcaggtctggtacacagcattgcatacatgatagatcctattgctgatgcatagggaacatctttcatattctctctatcttctgcagtggtcgggcattgagtcttactcaatttcacaccttgtaacacaggcaagaatcctttctttgcttgatccattttgaacttcttcaaaattttgtcaaggtatgttgtttgtgaaagtccaattaagcgttttgatctatctctatagatcttaatgcctaatatgtaagcagcttcaccgaggtctttcattgaaaaactcttattcaagtatccctttatgctatccagaaattctatatcatttccaatcagcaatatgtcatccacatataatatcagaaatgctacagagctcccactcactttcttgtaaatacaggcttctccaaaagtctgtataaaaccaaatgctttgatcacactatcaaaacgtttattccaactccgagaggcttgcaccagtccataaatggatcgctggagcttgcacactttgttagctccctttggatcgacaaaaccttctggttgcatcatatacaactcttcttccagaaatccattcaggaatgcagttttgacatccatctgccaaatttcataatcataaaatgcggcaattgctaacatgattcggacagacttaagcatcgctacgggtgagaaggtctcatcgtagtcaatcccttgaacttgccgaaaaccttttgcgacaagtcgagctttgtagacagtaatattaccgtcagcgtcagtcttcttcttgaagatccatttattctcaattgcttgccgatcatcgggcaagtcaaccaaagtccatactttgttctcatacatggatcccatctcagatttcatggcttcaagccactttgcggaatctgggctcaccattgcttcttcatagttcgtaggttcatcatgatctagcatcatgacttccagaacgggattaccgtaccactctggcgcggatcttactctggttgatctacgaggttcagtagtatcttgttctgaagtttcatgatcattatcattgacttcctcactaactggtgtaggtgtcacagaaacagttttctgtgatgtactattttccaataagggagcaggtacagttacctcgtcaagttctactttcctcccactcacttctttcgagagaaactccttctccagaaagtttccgaatttagcaacaaaagtcttgccttcggatctgtgatagaaggtgtatccaatagtttcctttggatatcctatgaagacacatttctccgatttgggttcgagcttatcaggttgaagtttttcacataagcatcgcagccccaaactttcagaaacgacaactttggtttcttgccaaaccacagttcataaggcgtcgtctcaacggattttgatggtgccctatttaacgtgaatgcggccgtctctagagcgtatccccaaaacgatagcggtaaatcagtaagagacatcatagatcgcaccatatctagtaaagtacgattacgacgttcggacacaccattgcgctgaggtgttccgggtggcgtgagctgcgaaactattccacaatttttcaaatgtacaccaaactcataactcaaatattctcctccacgatcagatcgtagaaactttattttcttgttacgatgattttcaacttcactctgaaattccttgaacttttcaaatgtttcagacttatgtttcattaagtagatatacccatatctgcttaaatcatctgtgaaggtgagaaaataacgatatccgccacgagcctcaatattcatcgga
The window above is part of the Triticum aestivum cultivar Chinese Spring chromosome 2A, IWGSC CS RefSeq v2.1, whole genome shotgun sequence genome. Proteins encoded here:
- the LOC123186047 gene encoding nuclear poly(A) polymerase 4-like; this encodes MSPISLVGPTPADHESSGRLENLLREAGLYETSDELAVREEVLRDLQAIVDRWVKRVTAQRGFPHGMAEQATALLIPFGSYRLGVHGRGSDIDALVVGPSYIDRDRDFFAVLGGVLAETEAVTELQPVPRAHVPVIKMSFRGVQVDLLYAGVCLPVVPRDLDLRDRSVFRGMDLASARSLNGVRVADELLRLVPDAGAFRTTLRCIKHWAKARGVYSNVMGFLGGVGWAILVARVCQLYPNAAPSMLVPRFFKIFAQWKWPNPVLLRDIEHDDGGELALRLPVWDPRRNPRDKSHIMPVITPAYPCMNSCYNVSHPTLRTITEQLQIGNGICQEILKGGGAGGWDALFQPFQFFKAYKSYLQVDVKVAGGEADLREWKGWVESRLRQLVNRVEMATASMLLCHPNPKAYAAKPHDLHCTSTFFVGLSKPQQQQQPQVPFDLRVTTEGFKQEVYTYEFWRPGMELEVSHTRRRDLPSYVLEQILPAGHLKRKRVAENNSSPPLSSASGEVKKVAAAGGTGSAPERKRQCCPSSNILPSASVQGVV